The sequence below is a genomic window from Phoenix dactylifera cultivar Barhee BC4 chromosome 16, palm_55x_up_171113_PBpolish2nd_filt_p, whole genome shotgun sequence.
GCCGGAGAGGACGCGAGGACCCGGCACAGCCAATTCGTTGCGGCGATTGGGAATCAGATATTGCTGGTGGAGAATTCTTTGAGGGAATTGACACGTGAGGGGGGGAAGGCTATGGCTTGGGTTCAATTGGATGAAGGAGAAAGGGATGAGCTTGCTCTTTTCCTGTCCTGTCCCTTGCCAGAACTAGAGAAAGTGGTGACTGTTCCATCTGTTGGTGAGGTCAAATTAGGGGGCAATCAGCTGAGGATGAATGGAGAGGCTGAATGTTCGAAGAATTGTTTCCTCCTGAATGAGTCGGGTAGAAGGGAAACAGAAGAGAAGAAGGTGCAAGGGCATCGGAGGACGGCAAGTGCCAACGCTGATATTGGGGTATGGAAGATTTCAGTTTCTAGTGAGGATGCTCCTAGGAGATCATTTGATGAACGGCCCAACTTACCCCTTCCGAAGATACCCAGCTTATCTTGCTTAACAAGGGCTATAGAGTCAACATCTAAGGCGAAATTGTCTAAAAATGGCTATAGGAAATGGAAAGGTGGGGATCAACATGAGGCAGAAGAATTGATCCCATTACGAGACAATCGATGGAGTCGGGTGAGGAGTttcttattaattattattttccgAAAATCATTTAATT
It includes:
- the LOC103700808 gene encoding uncharacterized protein LOC103700808 isoform X2; translation: MATCFDRWEKDPFFAAAEEVQEAADRMESLYRRWIAERKAASSNTGNGEDASGELLRELHTALGTAKWQLEELDRAVRSSDKACSAGEDARTRHSQFVAAIGNQILLVENSLRELTREGGKAMAWVQLDEGERDELALFLSCPLPELEKVVTVPSVGEVKLGGNQLRMNGEAECSKNCFLLNESGRRETEEKKVQGHRRTASANADIGVWKISVSSEDAPRRSFDERPNLPLPKIPSLSCLTRAIESTSKAKLSKNGYRKWKGGDQHEAEELIPLRDNRWSRGIGACYEKSKSCLSSYGDESYDKLLNGWFGALQRQLQRSQYQIQYGHPIQTIFWVILVVVLLAQVFDNF
- the LOC103700808 gene encoding uncharacterized protein LOC103700808 isoform X1, whose product is MATCFDRWEKDPFFAAAEEVQEAADRMESLYRRWIAERKAASSNTGNGEDASGELLRELHTALGTAKWQLEELDRAVRSSDKACSAGEDARTRHSQFVAAIGNQILLVENSLRELTREGGKAMAWVQLDEGERDELALFLSCPLPELEKVVTVPSVGEVKLGGNQLRMNGEAECSKNCFLLNESGRRETEEKKVQGHRRTASANADIGVWKISVSSEDAPRRSFDERPNLPLPKIPSLSCLTRAIESTSKAKLSKNGYRKWKGGDQHEAEELIPLRDNRWSRGIGACYEKSKSCLSSYGDESYDKLLNGWFGALQRQLQRSQYQIQYGHPIQTIFWVILVVVLLVLLALTAI